The proteins below are encoded in one region of Candidatus Poribacteria bacterium:
- a CDS encoding sigma-70 family RNA polymerase sigma factor: protein MAGEVRNDPASPVTQRARSVYHHTLGFDSLGVPLRARGEPCSTVPRSKWGVPCRVRMVRGVRMASGNPAFWEVPVEPHKLDAFSAGRALWKPVRRTADSADRLNQKRELVRALMRFIEQELTSRQRDCVQLYFMEGMSQQKVADTLGISRRVVSQHLFGIHRNGRQVGGAMKRIRKLCQRYGVHI from the coding sequence ATGGCAGGGGAAGTTCGAAATGATCCGGCGTCACCAGTAACCCAACGCGCGCGTTCTGTCTATCACCACACACTAGGTTTCGATTCACTCGGAGTGCCACTCCGTGCCCGGGGCGAGCCGTGCAGTACGGTGCCCAGGTCGAAGTGGGGCGTGCCATGCCGAGTCAGGATGGTGCGAGGAGTCAGAATGGCTTCCGGGAATCCCGCGTTTTGGGAGGTACCCGTTGAACCGCACAAGCTGGACGCGTTCTCTGCGGGACGCGCTCTCTGGAAACCGGTCCGGCGCACCGCCGACAGCGCCGACCGGCTGAACCAGAAGCGCGAACTGGTCCGCGCCTTGATGCGGTTCATCGAGCAAGAGCTCACGAGCCGGCAGCGTGACTGCGTGCAGCTCTACTTCATGGAAGGCATGTCGCAACAAAAGGTCGCCGACACGCTCGGGATCTCGCGGCGAGTCGTCAGCCAGCACCTGTTCGGCATCCACCGAAACGGGCGGCAGGTCGGCGGCGCGATGAAGCGAATCCGTAAGCTTTGCCAGCGCTACGGCGTCCATATCTGA